A window of Pyrobaculum aerophilum str. IM2 contains these coding sequences:
- a CDS encoding TRM11 family SAM-dependent methyltransferase — protein MTLCRIELGARYPCLSLEEAYALAEIGGCQEVEIRGQHAVFKCPSCEIFKRSALAKSINGERIRKEKPQIARSVKTLDYITARTMVNLARVVRGSWVWEPFVGTGAVAYEVERVGGYVVGGDVDLKALDLARKNTSGDLVVADALYPPLAKKFDAIVGDPPYGRLSKTEREVRALLREFIETALSLVKSGGFIVFASPIYVDFPYLKSCTMYLHGGLYRVIYIVQA, from the coding sequence GTGACGCTGTGCCGCATAGAGCTTGGGGCGAGGTACCCTTGTCTTTCACTGGAAGAAGCATACGCTCTAGCTGAGATAGGGGGATGTCAAGAGGTTGAAATAAGAGGACAACACGCCGTTTTTAAATGTCCGTCGTGTGAGATCTTCAAAAGGTCGGCGCTTGCCAAGTCAATTAACGGCGAAAGAATAAGGAAGGAAAAGCCGCAAATTGCGAGGTCGGTTAAGACTCTGGACTATATAACTGCGAGGACAATGGTAAATTTGGCGCGGGTTGTGCGGGGAAGCTGGGTGTGGGAGCCTTTTGTGGGCACTGGGGCTGTGGCGTATGAGGTGGAGAGAGTAGGCGGCTACGTGGTAGGAGGCGACGTGGACTTGAAGGCGCTTGATTTGGCGCGAAAAAACACCTCGGGGGATTTAGTAGTGGCAGACGCGCTGTACCCACCGCTGGCGAAAAAATTCGACGCAATAGTCGGCGACCCTCCCTACGGTAGGCTTTCAAAAACTGAGAGAGAAGTCAGGGCGTTGTTACGCGAGTTTATTGAAACAGCGCTTTCTTTAGTAAAGAGCGGTGGATTTATTGTATTCGCCTCTCCCATTTACGTCGACTTCCCCTATTTAAAAAGTTGCACAATGTATTTACACGGCGGATTGTACAGGGTTATTTACATAGTACAAGCTTAG
- a CDS encoding DUF373 family protein, with the protein MRVLVLYVDRDGDLKAQGFETPVVGRDEVLRLAIRYILANPDDSDANAIFAAVKIYDKLSAEYGPENINVAVVSGSPDPAVADVVVVRELETVLSLFDADVVYFVSDGPSDEAAVPAIQAKRPVMSVYRVVVKQARGVEETVTLFRYYLSKAVKEPEYRRYTVGIPALLAFITLLGATFNMEIIRYILNIILLFFAFFIMLYGFGIYDFLREVLKRYEITFIITLVAMFVIVLYLFSLFIGESWIPYYLLLAASILPYVSYITEAYFLTKRVKFGGIIAGGLTFSFFYFLFPLILNPRKGLVEILTAVGEFLAFVFAVVLAVYIARSIRK; encoded by the coding sequence GTGCGTGTTCTTGTACTCTACGTCGACAGAGACGGAGATCTAAAGGCCCAGGGCTTTGAGACCCCAGTTGTTGGAAGAGACGAAGTCCTCAGACTCGCAATAAGGTATATCCTTGCTAATCCAGACGATTCCGATGCAAACGCGATATTTGCCGCCGTAAAGATTTACGACAAGTTATCCGCTGAATACGGCCCGGAGAATATAAACGTTGCCGTAGTCAGCGGCTCGCCTGACCCGGCGGTAGCCGACGTGGTGGTGGTGAGGGAGTTGGAAACTGTACTGTCTCTCTTTGATGCAGACGTGGTGTATTTCGTCTCCGACGGGCCGAGCGACGAGGCGGCAGTTCCCGCCATACAGGCTAAAAGGCCTGTGATGTCTGTTTATAGAGTGGTAGTGAAACAGGCTAGAGGCGTGGAGGAAACAGTGACGTTGTTTAGATATTACCTGAGCAAGGCAGTTAAAGAGCCGGAGTACAGGAGATACACAGTCGGCATCCCGGCGCTACTCGCTTTTATTACACTACTGGGAGCAACTTTTAATATGGAGATTATAAGATATATATTGAATATTATATTATTATTTTTCGCTTTCTTTATAATGTTATATGGATTTGGTATATACGACTTTCTCAGAGAAGTATTAAAACGATATGAAATTACATTTATAATAACGCTCGTGGCGATGTTTGTTATTGTGCTATACTTATTCTCATTATTTATCGGCGAAAGCTGGATACCATATTACTTACTGCTGGCGGCATCAATTTTGCCGTACGTCTCTTACATTACAGAGGCGTACTTCCTCACAAAAAGAGTAAAATTCGGAGGCATTATAGCAGGAGGGCTAACTTTTTCGTTTTTTTACTTTCTATTCCCCCTTATTCTAAACCCAAGGAAGGGGCTTGTGGAGATCCTTACTGCGGTTGGGGAATTCCTAGCGTTCGTATTTGCAGTAGTGTTGGCTGTTTACATCGCTAGGTCAATAAGAAAGTGA
- a CDS encoding coiled-coil protein: MLNKEELLEKIREVNSQLDEIQRQIDGLTNEINNKRALLDEIRKQIAEVRSLIEGKRNQLQKTRELIGSLVERKSQIINQIRTLRNELLQINITLQKYREKMTIYRNLLSTINEYVGGKPLEKEKLKRIIEQLEYFFETSPTNPEWERQFIKYISQIEKELNLADSMEKVKAHIAELKAQIDDFKNKRESIRNEIARLVQDLTTVKQELSQLKASRQEIYKELTKLKEKREELKKRREELKAEILQLALKRKELREKRRAVQEELEKYNVLLKALELAEKNKARVAARELRAASLKERAEALYNKLLNGERLTHEEIKILIEAGYLPEE; the protein is encoded by the coding sequence GTGCTTAATAAAGAAGAACTGCTTGAAAAAATTCGCGAGGTGAATTCTCAACTTGACGAGATCCAGAGGCAAATTGACGGCTTAACAAATGAAATAAACAATAAAAGGGCTCTTCTCGACGAAATTCGTAAACAAATAGCAGAGGTGAGATCTTTAATAGAGGGCAAGAGAAACCAGTTACAAAAGACTAGGGAGCTGATCGGCTCTCTTGTGGAGAGGAAAAGTCAAATAATAAACCAGATTAGAACTCTTAGAAATGAATTATTGCAAATAAATATTACACTACAAAAATATAGAGAAAAAATGACGATTTATAGAAATTTACTATCTACAATTAATGAATATGTAGGCGGTAAACCTCTTGAGAAAGAGAAATTAAAGCGTATAATTGAACAACTTGAATACTTTTTTGAAACGTCGCCAACAAACCCCGAGTGGGAAAGGCAGTTTATCAAGTACATAAGTCAAATTGAGAAAGAGCTTAATCTGGCAGACTCCATGGAAAAAGTTAAGGCGCATATAGCAGAGTTAAAAGCTCAAATTGACGACTTTAAAAACAAAAGAGAGTCTATTAGAAACGAGATAGCCAGGCTGGTGCAGGACTTGACTACAGTGAAGCAGGAGTTAAGCCAGTTAAAGGCGAGTAGGCAAGAAATATATAAAGAATTGACAAAGCTAAAGGAGAAAAGGGAGGAGTTGAAAAAACGTCGTGAGGAATTAAAAGCTGAAATATTACAACTCGCCTTAAAACGGAAAGAGCTGAGGGAGAAGAGGAGGGCTGTGCAAGAGGAGCTCGAGAAGTATAACGTCCTTTTAAAGGCTTTGGAACTGGCGGAGAAGAACAAGGCCAGGGTTGCGGCTAGAGAGCTACGCGCGGCGTCGTTAAAAGAGAGGGCAGAGGCTTTATACAACAAGTTACTAAACGGCGAGAGGCTGACACATGAAGAGATAAAGATATTAATAGAGGCAGGCTACCTGCCAGAGGAGTAG
- a CDS encoding helix-turn-helix domain-containing protein, producing the protein MSYQHVAIYIAGDIIVSDNPGEAIKKWRLIFGLTQTAIATRLKTSPSVISDYESGRRKFPGSRFVKKFVQALIETDLERGGIVINLLERQLLKEKFWIAVLDMREFTEPVPVSNFLQAIDAEVIVSPPAGLDVHGYTIVDSVRLVLEVPSVEYVRLYGSTTQRAAIFTKVSTGRSPMIAIKSMSAVLSVKPALVVLHGIKSEAVDPLAVEIAKRGHIPLATTTMGIEKLIENLRHFK; encoded by the coding sequence ATGAGTTACCAACATGTTGCTATTTACATAGCGGGAGATATTATAGTGTCAGATAATCCCGGTGAGGCTATTAAAAAGTGGAGACTTATTTTCGGCTTGACCCAGACCGCTATTGCAACGCGGCTAAAAACTTCGCCTAGTGTAATAAGCGATTACGAGTCTGGCCGCAGGAAGTTCCCAGGTTCTAGATTTGTCAAAAAATTTGTACAGGCGTTGATAGAGACGGATTTAGAGCGGGGAGGCATTGTGATAAACCTCCTTGAGCGCCAGTTGTTAAAAGAGAAGTTCTGGATAGCAGTGTTAGACATGAGGGAGTTTACTGAGCCAGTCCCAGTGTCCAATTTTCTACAGGCAATAGACGCCGAGGTAATAGTATCGCCTCCCGCCGGGCTTGACGTGCATGGCTACACTATTGTCGACAGTGTCAGGCTGGTGTTAGAAGTCCCCTCTGTGGAATACGTGAGGCTGTATGGTAGCACGACTCAACGCGCCGCTATATTCACCAAAGTGTCTACGGGTAGGTCGCCTATGATAGCAATAAAATCCATGTCCGCAGTTTTGAGCGTTAAACCCGCTCTAGTTGTCCTCCACGGGATAAAATCCGAGGCGGTTGATCCCCTGGCAGTCGAGATCGCTAAGAGAGGCCACATCCCTCTGGCGACTACCACAATGGGTATAGAGAAGCTAATAGAAAATCTGAGACACTTTAAATAA
- a CDS encoding ribosomal protein L13e, producing the protein MASVPKPLVKTPAKITHGGVVKWKYGRGFSIGELRALGLSVDQARLLGIPVDERRETSWPQNIEALRKWLIDLLEGRAQAPDPTYPKLVKVKRKRGRAFRGLTSAGRKSRGLVSTKFRETHNYKYKKKAKERRLKKRHEATKGLGNLLRISRIINDGSK; encoded by the coding sequence ATGGCATCTGTGCCCAAGCCGCTTGTTAAGACGCCCGCCAAAATAACCCACGGCGGAGTAGTTAAGTGGAAGTACGGCAGAGGGTTCTCCATAGGAGAGCTACGCGCTTTAGGTCTCAGCGTGGATCAAGCAAGGTTGCTGGGAATACCAGTGGACGAGAGAAGGGAGACGTCTTGGCCCCAGAACATTGAAGCGTTGAGAAAGTGGCTAATAGACCTTCTAGAGGGCAGGGCCCAGGCTCCTGACCCGACGTATCCAAAACTGGTAAAAGTCAAACGAAAAAGAGGCAGGGCCTTTAGAGGTCTCACATCCGCCGGCAGAAAATCGCGTGGCTTAGTCTCGACTAAGTTCAGAGAGACTCATAACTATAAGTATAAGAAGAAGGCAAAGGAGAGGAGGCTGAAGAAGAGGCACGAGGCAACTAAAGGATTAGGGAACTTGTTGAGAATATCGAGAATTATTAACGATGGGTCGAAATAA